The following DNA comes from Sinorhizobium mexicanum.
GCAGAAGGCCTCGTCCGATCAAGATTGATCCGAAGCCGCCTCGGGAGCCTTGCCGGGGCGTTCCCGATTATCATAGAGAACGCGTTCCGCCGCGCCGGCAAGATCCTCGTACTGACCATGCGACAGGTTCCAGATGAACG
Coding sequences within:
- the ccoS gene encoding cbb3-type cytochrome oxidase assembly protein CcoS codes for the protein MGDAMFLVPLAVLMSGGALAAFIWNLSHGQYEDLAGAAERVLYDNRERPGKAPEAASDQS